A single Bifidobacterium scardovii JCM 12489 = DSM 13734 DNA region contains:
- a CDS encoding carbohydrate ABC transporter permease, with translation MSASIAQGSVAPRLSGGDVPFNKHRRFKQQSVGDWVVDIVIGLLVVVIVFAIIYPLWFIIIASFSDQTLVSTGKVFAVPLGFQIGGYLKIFADTRIWLGYWNTIVYTVLGTALNMVVTMPAAFALSRREFKPRRVLMFFFTFTMFFAGGIIPNYLLYKQLHLLNTMWVFIIPCAVNVFNLIIARSFFETSIPEELHDAAQIDGLSYGGYFMKVVLPLSAAIIAVIGLYYFVQHWNDYMTGLIYVRDASKQPLQLVLQNILISNQTQAGGAGTGGASIAVQQQLADQIKYGVIIVSTLPLLVLYPFLQKYFNKGVMIGAVKG, from the coding sequence ATGAGCGCATCAATCGCACAGGGATCCGTCGCCCCCCGCCTCAGCGGCGGAGACGTTCCGTTCAATAAGCATCGCCGGTTTAAGCAGCAGTCCGTCGGCGATTGGGTCGTCGACATCGTCATCGGCCTGCTGGTGGTGGTGATCGTATTCGCCATCATCTACCCGCTGTGGTTCATCATCATCGCGTCGTTCTCCGACCAGACGCTGGTGTCCACCGGCAAGGTGTTCGCCGTGCCGTTGGGATTCCAGATCGGCGGATATCTCAAGATTTTCGCGGATACGCGCATCTGGCTCGGCTACTGGAACACCATCGTGTACACCGTGCTCGGCACCGCGCTGAACATGGTGGTCACCATGCCGGCCGCCTTCGCGCTGTCGCGCCGCGAATTCAAGCCCCGCCGCGTGCTGATGTTCTTCTTCACCTTCACGATGTTCTTCGCGGGCGGCATCATTCCGAACTACCTGCTGTACAAGCAGCTGCACCTGCTCAACACCATGTGGGTGTTCATCATCCCGTGCGCCGTGAACGTGTTCAACCTGATCATCGCGCGTTCGTTCTTCGAGACCTCGATCCCCGAGGAGCTGCATGACGCCGCGCAGATCGACGGCCTGAGCTACGGCGGCTACTTCATGAAGGTGGTGCTGCCGCTGTCCGCCGCGATCATCGCCGTGATCGGCCTGTACTATTTCGTGCAGCACTGGAACGACTACATGACCGGCCTTATCTACGTGCGCGACGCCTCCAAGCAGCCGTTGCAGCTCGTGCTGCAGAACATCCTGATCTCCAACCAGACCCAGGCCGGCGGTGCCGGAACCGGAGGCGCCTCCATCGCGGTGCAGCAGCAACTCGCCGATCAGATCAAATACGGCGTGATCATCGTCTCCACCCTGCCCCTGCTGGTCCTCTACCCCTTCCTGCAGAAGTACTTCAACAAGGGGGTAATGATCGGAGCCGTAAAGGGCTGA
- a CDS encoding ABC transporter permease yields MPWYKRLARHFRLYWQLWIMVLPSVIFVFIFSYIPMYALQIAFRDYDPTKGLTGGRFAGLKYFNQFFKSPIFAQILTNTVRISLWTLVMGFIAPIILALLINQLGSKKIKGFVQTITYMPHFISTVVIVAMINIFLAPKTGLLGQFFGGANILESTAAFTPIYWITEVWQHMGWNSIIYLAALSSVDTSLYEAAKMDGAGRLQLIRYVDIPAILPTMSILLIMNMGNVLNVGFEKIYLMQNAMNLPVSQVISTYVYKMGIAGNQISYATAISLFNTVINFFFLIMANMISKKASDTSIF; encoded by the coding sequence ATGCCGTGGTACAAGCGTCTTGCGCGCCATTTCCGGCTGTACTGGCAGCTGTGGATTATGGTGCTGCCGTCGGTCATCTTCGTGTTCATCTTCTCGTACATCCCGATGTACGCGCTGCAGATCGCGTTCCGCGACTATGACCCTACCAAGGGGCTGACCGGTGGCCGATTCGCAGGTCTGAAATACTTCAACCAGTTCTTCAAGTCCCCGATCTTCGCCCAGATCCTGACCAATACGGTCCGTATCTCGTTGTGGACGCTGGTCATGGGATTCATCGCCCCGATCATCCTGGCGCTGCTCATCAACCAGCTTGGTTCCAAGAAGATCAAGGGGTTCGTGCAGACCATCACCTACATGCCGCACTTCATCTCCACGGTGGTGATCGTGGCTATGATCAACATCTTCCTGGCTCCGAAGACCGGTCTGCTCGGGCAGTTCTTCGGCGGCGCGAACATTCTGGAAAGCACCGCGGCGTTCACGCCGATCTACTGGATCACCGAGGTCTGGCAGCACATGGGGTGGAACTCCATCATCTATCTCGCCGCGCTCTCCTCCGTGGACACCTCGCTGTATGAGGCCGCGAAGATGGACGGCGCCGGCAGGCTTCAGCTCATCCGGTACGTCGACATTCCCGCCATCCTTCCCACCATGTCCATCCTGCTGATCATGAATATGGGCAATGTGCTCAACGTGGGCTTCGAAAAGATCTATCTGATGCAGAACGCCATGAATCTGCCGGTCTCTCAGGTCATCTCCACATACGTGTACAAGATGGGCATCGCCGGCAACCAGATCTCCTACGCCACGGCCATATCCCTGTTCAACACCGTCATCAACTTCTTCTTCCTGATCATGGCGAACATGATCTCCAAGAAGGCGTCCGACACCAGCATCTTCTAA